gagagagagaatatcgatgCAACTAGCGAAGTAACCCATTagcaacgttgagagagagagagagagagagagagagagagagagagagagagagagagagagagagagaatcgttcccACCTATGTTGCCACACAGTCTGTCCAATCCAGTTATGACATGGGTGGGGGCATGTTATGTAGACACCTATGAACacatatctttttaaataaaaccTACTTCACATGTCCTGATGGTTTCAGGAATATCATCTGAGAATAAGAAGTCATTAATTTGTGTAATTTAACACAGGCAAACAGAACCTAGCATTTTCCCAAAATGATGAGTTTTTCACAGTGCAGTACTAAACCATCTTGATCCATGTTGAGGTGGGTctcacttataaaaaaaaatgccaataaatttgaaataaaaaagaatcttACTATTTCTAATCTCATGTGACAGTCTGATTTTAGCAACAATGCTATTAAATATGTATCCAGTTAATCAAAGATGGCAAATTTGAAAAAGATCGTATAGGGTAAACTTTAATGTTACAGAATCtggaaatactgtaaaaaaaaaaaaaaaaaaaaaaaaaaaagtagaaattacaaaataaaacattttccacCACTCTAGTTTATTTTTATCCAACCACTTCAGTATCAAAAGTGCATCCGTAATCTCAAATCCAAACTATTTAACCCCAGCAATGAAGAGAGCATATGTCAGCTGTGGCCGACATGCGAACACGGCTATAAGCCTTTTTCACCTACTTAATGTGAGGGTCTCAATACAATTGATTCTGAAAGAAACCACTTTCTAATCCATCCAGATCAGCATCCACAGCCATTTAAATCATAAAGCTCTTAATTTTACACAGACAAATTTCTATCTTCCAGAAATGTACAGTAACCTGAATAACTATGAAAATAATGCCATAGTCACTCGGTTTCCTAATCACAATCGACATTACAATTTTGAAGCTATGACTTGAGTTTCACAATATTTCAACAGAGCATGTAAACTCAAAACATCGCAAAGGAAAAGGGCAGCAGATTATACATGAAACAAGAATTTCCATAATTCAGACTCTGGGTTTAATTCATTTTCACACAGCATAAAATTGTAGTGATacatcaggatacgaaattaatgcATGCCAGACTGGCTTTCGTGGGAATTTTTATATgatgagtcacattttacatgtaagtTGCCAAATTCGTTCCAAGCCCTacgaaaacaccacattaaatttcatactaaagctataaccacaatgaaataaagccaaatacatttgaatcactCAATGTGCCTAACCTAACCATTGATAGGTGTAAAagaagtagttattacaacataatgcaACAATGTAAGTGGGAAATAATAATACTGTACGAAAATGTGGAACTTACCTTTTGTATGGGGCGATGTCCAAAAACAAAAGTGGTGGCAGAGGAGACCAAACAGCAGAAAACCTTAAAAAGAGGCAGAAAACATGAACACTCAACTTTACAaaacatattaacaaaaggcagaaaacattaacacttcaaCTTTACAAAACACGTCAACAAATAGTAAAAATGTTTAATACATAACTTTACGAAAAActttaaatttctattatttttttttttgctttttaattttttttactttctgttttgtactttctaaatttcatcaatttcttcTTCACTACCATTTCTCCATTTTTTCAGATCACTTTGTCCTTCACCTTGGCCTACTAATGGCCTCTTTAAAAAATAAtgatccaaggaagcttgtttctgccggCTTCTTAAAATATTCCTTACACGACTCGGGCAAATGTCATTAAACTGCGCAAGCAGATGACTTGTGTGAACCTTTTCCGGGCATTTCTTTTCAATGAAATCTGGCACTTAATTTCTGCCACTATCATAGTCGTATCTGTTGTCTTCTCCTCGCCGCCAGAGAACTGTTCCTGAAAAACGTTCAGTTGTATGGCCTCCCACTCCTTCAGGTCATTGATTGTAAGCTCCTCTTGGTTCTCCTCAAGAAGCTCATTAATATCGTCCTCATCGAAGAACAGGCCATGGACCTCCCGAATGAAACAATATCCTCAACCTCAGGCTGTGGAACAGGTTCAGGATTGTCAATAGTTTCGACTTCAGCTAGGCCTACATTGAATCCCTTGAAGTCTTGTGCGGATCGGCattaggccacagcttcttccacaaagagttcaaggtgcgcctcgaaacctcctgccaagcttggtCAATCTTTAAGTGCGAAAGTGAAATCACCCATACGAATTCGATGTGAACGATGGCGCTGCTGAaacgaaatggtcgaggaatgccgatacgtagatgcatgatgagaaagatgctgaccaataggagatcAGGATCTTATGGCACTAACTAGCATCAGGATAGAGAGATATATAACCAATGGGAGAGTAGGACGATGGTGGCGAGTTTAGTTTTTTCGACGCCGGGCAAATTTCGTTTTAAATCATGAGGGTTTTTTCGTAATATGAGGTGAAAAAATCTTCATATCTCTTCTGTATCATGAAattttcgtatacagaaacttttTTATCGAGAGTTATTACTGTAAAGGACATTCAACATCTTGGGAGGCTGGAGAAAAACTTGCAACTATTCAGAGGCCATCTTACAACACAGAATGTAAGGTATTACTTACTTATACATACCTGAGATTTCCATACGCTAGCAAAACTTAACTGTAGATTGTTTACATAACCAAAAAATAGTCTTGACCTTCAAGATATCTCAGGAATTTCCCTAAAGTGAAGTCCCTTTTCCCAAACAATGTGAGGTAAGAACAAACAACTATAAACttggttaaaaatattttattaataacacACCAATGTTCATTTGAGTCAAAACCTTTGTTCTACAGAGTTCATAAGAATCATACACATTTTCCCAGAGACAGTAGTTTATGACCTTAGTTTAGCATTTGTATTGGTCTTCTTTCTTTACATTATGCTACTAAAATGGTTGGAATGTAAAATACGGTGCATGGTTCAGAATAAAAACAAACTGATGTAAACGCAAATCTAGAGCTTCAAAGAcgtatcttttctttttttcattttatagcgAGCAGTGGTGAATGCTTTCCGTGGGATTTTCAGGTAAGTCTGGGTCTTACCTGGCCTCACCTGCTATGCTCAATGAAATATTTCTCTAGAAATATTATTGAGTTCTTCTGTTACTGAAAATAAAAACTAATGTACCTAAGAGAAGGCATCTGATAATGATATGCTCCCAACCCTAAAAAAGCATCCCAACTCTAGCAATACTTCAGCATTGAAGTAAGCTGAATTTATTATAAGTGCCTAATAACAAGAGATTAAAaagaattacaataataataataattatctggcAAAATAAGTACCTGGAAAAATGATAAAATACTTTGGTAGTGTCACTTGTGTTGGGGAGTAGTATTAAAGCTTTAGTTAGTTTCTGCACCAGGGTGTCTGGTGGTAGTTGAGGATACTTGACCATGAGAAGGTATTTCACATAAGACACAGCATTCTCCCCAAATAAAATAAAGGGACGTTAGTCTTTTGATAAAATACCTAAAGTAGGTGAATTACCCTATAGCTAGCTGCTTGAGCCCATCGTGGGCTTGCTATCACAGGTGCCGCCAATCGGTACCATCTAACTATCACACTGTGGTCATAACCACACTCTCAAGAAGAATTAGAAATATACAAAACTATATACACACTgtacaatattgttattttttatctttaacatTGTCAGGACTATCGGGGAAGAACACTTTGGTGATCACAATATCGCCTGTACTGAGAGTCTGGCACTGAGCATCAGCTTTATTGGATAGTGTAGACACAGGGGGCACATTGCTATGAAAGGAGTGTGGGGGGGAAGTCTGGGGGGAGACAGAGACTCCCTGAGAATATCCGTGACAAGGGCAGCAACATGGAGCAGTTGAGCTGCTATTTGTACCTACAGGAGACGATGGATCAGAAACTTGTGTCGCTGCTGCTAATATTGCTTCTAGTCTATCAATCTTCTCTAACCGGTCCATGGCACCATTACTAAGTACCTGATCCACCATACTCATGCTAGTAGCAAGGGATGGCGAGCCGCCATAGCCATCTGTATCGCCTTCCCCATCACACCGCGGCGATAGCAAGCCGCCCGCAGAACCTCCTGAGCCTCCCGATCCCACACTGCTCAAACTTGGGTATTCACCCTCTTCTACACCATCACAATCGTCATCGTCATTTTCATCACtattgtcatcgtcatcatcaccattTTTATCCGGAGATTCATCTCTGagagaaaaaagaatgaaaaaaagttgTTAATTATAAAGCGAGGGATTGGCAGTCTTCTGAATATATTTTATCTCAAAAACATTTAGAAACATTGTATTGTATAATGTACTTACTTAATGGAGAGGATTGTCATCATCTAAAAGGCTAATCCATTCATCTGACTTTAATGTTCAAGATAGTTGTGAATATCAACTTCCACCAATTCAATGAATAACTCCTACACATGCTCAGCTTGAGAGACAAGTACGTTGCTGGTTTTGTAAAATGGAATTTAGTAAGCATTTTAGTAAGCATAAGTTTTGTCATAGGACATTAGTTGAGAGTGCAAGGGTGAGACAGTCTTGCTGAAAGACATACAAGTTTCTTACTTACTATAAGCATTTATGAATATTCATGCACAATACAGGTCAGATAATTAAAAGTATCAAAAACAATTAACCACTGTTATCTACACTGCTAAGCAGTTAAATTTTGCATGATGCAAGCAAATATATAAATGCTGAAGCATATACGCATTGTACCCACCAACAATTTCATGGAATGAATGGAATTCTGGAACCAAACTGAACTCCACAAAGTAGtaaaataataattgcaatttaccCTTCATTAATCTCAAAAGAGTTATTCTCAAAACATATGCTTGGTTATATTAAGCTTTTAAATATTTAGTTTGTCTGTTTTACCCTGACTTCAAAAGTCTAGAATATCAAATGAATAAGTTTTAGCAGGTTTACTGTACTGTGCCACATGAGGATAGGGCAAAACTTTAAAAGTTACACAAAAATAACTTTTTTCAATGGTTATAAATAACTCTAATGGCATTAACAGCAAGAAACAAATTCTTATTAGctgaatgtaaggaaaaaactataGTTTTACATCTAACATATTATACTCATTGAAACATCAAAATGTAGCTACTGTGTGCTTTCTTGAGCAATTTCACACCAAAAGCATGTTCTTCAGCAACTACATAAACCAAATATGGTAATGTAACTGCACTGGCAAGTGACGTTAAAGTTAAATCTGCTAAGCGTTTCAGGTAAGGTAACCAACAACCAGGACAGGCAACTATCAACTACAAAAGGATGCAGATCTGAAACTAATGCGGATACATAGCTTTCGTAttcaagttaacccttttaccccaaaaggacgtactggtacgtttcacaaaagccatccctttacccccatggacgtaccggtacgtccttgcaaaaaaatgctataaatttttttttttcatatttgataattttttgagaaaattcaggcattttccaagagaatgagaccatcctgacctctctatgataaaaattaaggctgttagagcaatttaaaaaaaatatacaccaaaatgtgcggagagaaaaaaataaccccttgggggttaagggttggaaatttccaaatagcctgggggtaaaagggttaatgaagtaTACCAAAGATACAGAGGTTCCGAGTCATTAAACAGTCCGCACAAATTTTTATACAAATTGCAATAGATTCTCTGCTTCTTGGGAAAATATTGAATCATGTCCTGATTATTTTGTTTAAATACCTTAGAGACATAATATAGAATGTTAAGTATCTACTATGGAGACGGAATTCAGCTACCCTTTATATCATTAGTACCTAACCTacaaaccaaatccaaagtattaaaaacaaacaaaaaggtaaataaacataaataaataaagtaaccctagaaaagaaataatcatgaaaacacaagtccctcggaggctggcaataGCAATCACCTCATGGTAGTCCACAATGCATGGtgttaacacacaaaaaaaaaagagctattgggtctgcctcaatcttttcacctcccactgtacttcattttaacacttcccctccaatccttccaaaatcctaattcccctctcccctcccccaccAATCCTATCCCTCTATACTCTAGCTGTA
This genomic stretch from Palaemon carinicauda isolate YSFRI2023 chromosome 21, ASM3689809v2, whole genome shotgun sequence harbors:
- the LOC137615461 gene encoding ankyrin repeat and KH domain-containing protein mask-like gives rise to the protein MKNIYRRDQRFWARRPLTEDMIVYAAYDVVALVPTVHDAMKRQLDPGMIPLFEELCREHVESMIQPDEVKQKKKQRKIETEVAELKTKLATTQARAIVLSNREIRLLRYLELSDEEREKLEGSYKVAKKLERLQNKKDRDESPDKNGDDDDDNSDENDDDDCDGVEEGEYPSLSSVGSGGSGGSAGGLLSPRCDGEGDTDGYGGSPSLATSMSMVDQVLSNGAMDRLEKIDRLEAILAAATQVSDPSSPVGTNSSSTAPCCCPCHGYSQGVSVSPQTSPPHSFHSNVPPVSTLSNKADAQCQTLSTGDIVITKVFFPDSPDNVKDKK